A single window of Anaerocolumna chitinilytica DNA harbors:
- a CDS encoding undecaprenyl-phosphate glucose phosphotransferase, protein MIKDNEKTLNRIHVVADGILLVLSYILSYFLRFYSPLRYLIHFDPNAGRYDLITYSGILYLLVPGYLIIYYYCGLYGLGPVRFKRLLIWNLIKANLFGTLYFTFILYATNESNYSRYLIFIFFIINVILELIFRLIVRSIQRTARKKGYNRKPVLLVGYSRTAQSYIDRLLANPHWGYAIAGVLDDNVDIDTAYKGIKVIGSIEELPDYLQSNEFEEIGITLSIDEYSKLSRIVNLCEKSGVHTKFIPDYQDLLPTIPYTEDLDGLPVINIRNVPLTNFVNRMVKRAVDIFGATVALILFSIPMIVVAIIIKTTSKGPIIFKQVRIGKHNKEFQMYKFRSMEIQQESKEKKAWTTFNDPRVTKIGKFIRKTSIDELPQIFNVLRGDMSLIGPRPERPFFVEKFKEEIPRYMIKHQVLPGMTGWAQVNGYRGDTSIRKRIDYDLYYIENWSLSLDFKILFLTFFRGFVNKNAY, encoded by the coding sequence ATGATAAAAGACAATGAAAAGACACTTAACCGTATTCATGTTGTAGCAGATGGAATTCTGCTGGTACTTTCCTATATTCTATCTTATTTTTTACGTTTTTACTCGCCCCTGCGTTATCTTATACACTTCGATCCCAATGCAGGCCGTTATGATCTGATAACTTATTCCGGGATACTCTATCTGTTAGTCCCCGGTTATCTGATAATCTATTATTACTGCGGTCTATACGGGCTGGGTCCGGTACGTTTTAAGAGACTGCTTATATGGAATTTAATAAAGGCCAACCTATTTGGTACTCTTTATTTTACCTTTATACTATACGCAACCAACGAAAGTAATTATTCCCGTTATCTTATTTTTATCTTCTTTATTATAAATGTTATTTTAGAATTGATTTTCCGTCTTATTGTAAGAAGTATTCAAAGAACTGCAAGAAAGAAAGGCTACAACAGAAAACCCGTACTACTGGTAGGTTACAGCCGTACAGCCCAATCCTACATAGACAGACTCCTTGCTAATCCGCACTGGGGCTATGCGATTGCCGGTGTTCTAGATGACAATGTTGACATTGATACTGCCTATAAGGGAATAAAAGTCATTGGCTCTATTGAGGAGCTGCCTGATTACCTGCAGTCCAATGAATTTGAAGAAATAGGTATTACCTTAAGCATCGATGAGTATTCAAAGCTTTCAAGGATAGTGAATTTATGCGAAAAGTCCGGAGTACATACCAAATTCATTCCGGATTATCAAGACCTTCTGCCTACCATTCCCTATACGGAAGATTTGGACGGGCTCCCTGTAATAAATATTCGTAATGTACCTCTTACCAACTTCGTTAACCGTATGGTGAAAAGAGCTGTTGATATCTTTGGCGCTACGGTGGCCCTGATACTTTTTTCCATTCCTATGATTGTTGTTGCTATCATCATTAAAACCACCTCCAAAGGACCTATTATCTTTAAGCAGGTTCGTATCGGGAAGCATAACAAGGAATTTCAGATGTATAAGTTCCGTTCCATGGAAATACAGCAGGAATCAAAAGAAAAGAAAGCCTGGACAACCTTTAATGATCCCAGAGTAACAAAGATAGGTAAATTCATTCGTAAAACCAGTATTGATGAACTTCCTCAGATTTTTAACGTACTGCGAGGAGATATGAGTCTTATTGGTCCCAGACCGGAACGTCCTTTCTTTGTAGAGAAGTTCAAAGAAGAAATACCCCGATATATGATAAAGCATCAGGTACTTCCCGGTATGACAGGCTGGGCACAGGTGAATGGTTATCGAGGCGATACTTCTATCCGAAAAAGAATTGATTATGATTTATATTATATCGAGAACTGGAGCCTTAGTCTGGACTTTAAGATATTGTTTTTAACCTTCTTCAGGGGGTTTGTTAATAAGAACGCATATTAA
- a CDS encoding S1C family serine protease, with protein MSDEFFGRENDQKEAADIDSRMKDAISGTPVSENLSGQESIPRDDEHFAGADTENHKSEEANSTQGFTSGSEATANNGDGQNSIYRLSKPSANEENGSSYSFWAEQVSGPRMGQTYEDYNQFKESRGVDTSAASYYQKAEEARLAGKEKKKDGFFKKAGKLVGAAVIFGLVAGLVFTGFNQAYYKINPDAAPVKFSLGDGSYKLLSSTAVTDGNITQKTDLTDVIDKTMPSIVQITTTYNQTYNDWFGQEYNQQSEGGGSGIIVGKNDKELLIATNNHVVEGADPIKVKFIDGTEAEAIIKGTDSVADLAVVSIDITKIKADTLNKISIAKLGDSNSVKVGEMAVAIGNALGYGQSTTVGYISAKDREVKVDDKTMVLLQTDAAINPGNSGGALLNLKGEVIGINTVKYASDEVEGMGFAIPISRATPIIDELMSREVLTEKEKGYLGVYPEDVTEDIATMYNWPVGVFVKQVITGGSADKAGIVAGDIITKINDTEITASTQLREKVNSYRAGTKITVTVKRNENGKFTEKTFNVTLTANPESNTNSNTTPGTNK; from the coding sequence ATGTCAGATGAATTCTTTGGAAGAGAAAACGATCAAAAAGAAGCTGCTGATATAGACAGCCGTATGAAGGATGCAATTAGCGGAACACCTGTAAGTGAAAATCTGAGCGGGCAAGAGAGTATCCCAAGAGATGATGAACACTTTGCCGGAGCAGATACAGAAAATCACAAATCGGAAGAGGCAAATTCGACACAAGGATTTACATCCGGTTCTGAAGCAACAGCAAATAATGGAGATGGTCAAAACAGTATTTACCGATTAAGCAAACCATCTGCAAACGAAGAAAATGGAAGTTCCTATAGCTTTTGGGCAGAACAGGTGTCCGGACCCAGAATGGGACAAACTTATGAGGATTACAATCAATTCAAGGAAAGCAGAGGAGTTGATACATCTGCGGCCTCTTATTATCAGAAAGCAGAAGAAGCAAGACTTGCCGGAAAGGAAAAGAAAAAGGACGGATTCTTTAAGAAGGCAGGAAAGCTGGTAGGAGCAGCGGTTATATTTGGATTGGTAGCAGGATTGGTTTTTACCGGATTCAATCAAGCTTATTATAAGATTAATCCGGATGCGGCACCAGTTAAGTTCAGTCTTGGAGATGGTTCCTATAAGCTTTTATCTTCCACAGCTGTTACAGATGGTAATATTACTCAAAAAACGGATTTAACAGATGTGATTGATAAAACGATGCCCTCTATCGTTCAGATTACTACCACCTATAACCAGACATACAATGACTGGTTTGGTCAGGAATACAATCAACAGAGCGAAGGCGGCGGTTCCGGTATTATTGTCGGAAAGAATGATAAAGAGCTGCTGATTGCCACCAATAACCATGTAGTGGAGGGAGCAGATCCCATTAAGGTTAAGTTTATCGACGGAACAGAAGCAGAAGCTATTATAAAAGGTACAGATTCTGTAGCAGACCTTGCCGTAGTTTCCATTGATATAACCAAGATTAAAGCCGATACTCTAAATAAAATCTCTATTGCAAAGCTTGGAGATTCAAATTCCGTAAAGGTAGGAGAGATGGCAGTCGCTATCGGTAATGCTTTGGGTTACGGACAGTCTACAACAGTCGGATATATCAGTGCTAAAGACCGTGAAGTAAAGGTAGACGACAAAACTATGGTATTGCTTCAGACCGATGCAGCTATAAACCCCGGTAACAGCGGCGGAGCTCTTTTGAACCTAAAAGGAGAAGTAATCGGAATTAACACTGTAAAATACGCATCCGATGAAGTGGAAGGAATGGGCTTTGCTATTCCGATCTCAAGAGCCACACCAATTATTGATGAGCTTATGAGCAGAGAAGTTCTGACCGAAAAAGAGAAAGGATACTTAGGGGTATATCCGGAAGATGTAACGGAAGATATCGCGACCATGTACAACTGGCCGGTAGGTGTCTTTGTAAAACAGGTAATAACAGGCGGAAGTGCTGATAAAGCAGGTATTGTAGCAGGTGATATCATTACGAAGATTAATGACACAGAGATTACCGCAAGCACACAGTTAAGGGAAAAGGTGAATTCCTATCGTGCAGGAACAAAGATTACAGTAACTGTAAAACGTAATGAGAATGGCAAATTCACAGAAAAAACCTTCAATGTTACACTGACAGCAAATCCGGAATCCAATACAAACTCTAATACTACTCCCGGTACAAATAAATAA
- a CDS encoding beta/alpha barrel domain-containing protein — protein MEEKYQPEIDGNLRKHMVRVPKAIEQASGIRIFGKLIKSLVFTTDVAIIRNCNANAVIAVYPFTPQPIITHAIISCSDVPVFCGVGGGTTKGARVLNLAEDAEFQGAVGVVLNAPTPNETIQYLKERIDIPIVITVVSEKTDIKARVEAGADILNISGAGNTISIVKQIREEFPYLPIIATGGPTEESIIKTIEAGANAITYTPPTNGEIFKKLMNKYRDEDSII, from the coding sequence ATGGAGGAAAAATATCAACCTGAAATTGATGGGAACTTACGCAAACATATGGTACGGGTACCAAAAGCAATTGAACAGGCAAGCGGCATCCGGATATTTGGGAAGCTGATTAAGTCATTGGTTTTCACAACGGATGTAGCTATCATAAGAAACTGCAATGCCAATGCAGTGATTGCTGTCTATCCATTCACGCCCCAGCCTATTATAACCCATGCTATAATCAGTTGTTCCGATGTACCGGTATTTTGCGGAGTAGGCGGCGGTACCACAAAAGGAGCAAGGGTTTTAAATCTTGCAGAAGATGCTGAATTCCAGGGAGCTGTTGGTGTGGTTCTCAATGCACCTACACCAAACGAAACCATTCAGTACTTAAAAGAAAGAATTGATATCCCGATTGTTATTACCGTCGTATCAGAAAAGACCGATATTAAGGCAAGAGTGGAGGCCGGGGCGGATATCCTTAATATATCCGGTGCCGGGAATACCATATCAATCGTAAAGCAAATCAGAGAAGAATTCCCTTATCTGCCGATTATCGCAACAGGCGGACCTACGGAAGAGAGTATTATTAAGACCATAGAAGCCGGGGCCAATGCGATTACTTATACACCACCAACAAACGGTGAGATATTTAAGAAGCTGATGAATAAGTACCGGGATGAAGATTCCATTATATAA
- the clpX gene encoding ATP-dependent Clp protease ATP-binding subunit ClpX produces the protein MSDDYKEKDNILEDIDKEKSEKENKEKDSYEEVCYICRRPESKVGKMLRIPNNICICSDCMQKTFDTINSNGMPYMDLMGLNPNMMNLNNIQKDVPKNQKLKKKKTEEERAEAPKTFDIKNIPSPHVIKGKLDDFVVGQEQAKKILSVAVYNHYKRVATDTMDDIEIEKSNVLMIGPTGSGKTFLVKTLAKLLDVPLAITDATSLTEAGYIGDDVESVVSKLLAAADNDVEKAENGIIFIDEIDKIAKKKNTNNRDVSGESVQQGLLKLLEGSEVEVPVGATSKNAMVPLTTVNTKNILFICGGAFPDLDTIIKSRLNKQSSIGFSADLKDKYDSDPNLLLKVTVEDLREFGMIPEFLGRLPIMFSLEGLTRDMLIKILKEPRNAILKQYQKLLALDEVCLEFDDAALEAIAEKAMEKKTGARALRAIIEDFMLDIMYEIPKDINIGKVTITRDYIEKKGVPQIEMRGSHYSNFLLEGNN, from the coding sequence ATGAGCGATGATTATAAAGAAAAGGATAATATCCTGGAAGATATAGATAAAGAAAAATCAGAGAAAGAGAACAAAGAGAAAGACAGTTATGAGGAAGTATGTTATATCTGCAGAAGACCGGAGAGCAAGGTAGGCAAGATGCTTCGCATACCCAATAATATCTGTATATGCTCTGACTGTATGCAGAAAACCTTTGACACCATAAACAGTAATGGTATGCCCTATATGGATCTTATGGGTTTAAATCCTAATATGATGAATCTGAACAACATTCAAAAAGATGTTCCCAAGAATCAAAAATTAAAGAAAAAGAAAACAGAAGAAGAAAGAGCGGAAGCACCTAAGACCTTCGATATCAAGAATATTCCCTCCCCCCATGTAATAAAGGGGAAATTAGATGATTTTGTTGTAGGACAGGAACAGGCCAAGAAGATACTTTCGGTTGCTGTATATAACCATTATAAAAGAGTTGCAACGGATACCATGGATGATATCGAGATAGAAAAATCCAATGTTCTTATGATTGGACCAACCGGAAGCGGAAAAACTTTTCTTGTAAAAACCCTTGCGAAGCTTCTGGATGTACCTTTAGCAATAACAGATGCTACTTCGTTAACGGAAGCCGGATATATCGGAGACGACGTGGAGAGTGTTGTATCAAAACTCCTGGCAGCGGCTGATAATGATGTGGAAAAGGCAGAAAACGGAATTATTTTTATAGATGAGATTGATAAAATAGCCAAGAAAAAGAATACCAATAACAGGGATGTAAGCGGAGAAAGTGTTCAGCAGGGACTCCTTAAGCTCCTGGAAGGCAGTGAGGTGGAGGTGCCGGTTGGAGCCACCAGTAAAAATGCCATGGTGCCTTTGACTACAGTGAATACGAAAAATATCTTATTTATCTGCGGTGGTGCTTTTCCGGACCTGGATACGATAATTAAATCAAGATTGAATAAACAGTCCTCAATCGGTTTTAGTGCTGATTTAAAGGACAAGTATGACAGTGATCCCAATCTGCTCTTGAAGGTTACGGTTGAAGATCTGAGGGAGTTTGGTATGATTCCGGAATTCCTGGGGCGTTTACCGATTATGTTCTCACTGGAAGGCTTAACGAGGGACATGCTCATAAAGATATTAAAAGAGCCGAGAAATGCCATATTAAAGCAATATCAGAAGCTGCTTGCATTAGATGAAGTATGTCTGGAATTTGATGATGCGGCTCTGGAAGCAATTGCAGAAAAGGCTATGGAGAAAAAGACCGGAGCCAGAGCTCTTCGTGCTATTATTGAAGACTTTATGCTGGATATTATGTATGAGATTCCCAAGGATATTAATATCGGTAAAGTTACGATTACCAGAGATTATATTGAGAAAAAGGGTGTGCCTCAGATTGAGATGAGAGGCAGCCACTACAGTAATTTCCTATTAGAAGGTAATAATTAA